In one window of Microtus pennsylvanicus isolate mMicPen1 chromosome 2, mMicPen1.hap1, whole genome shotgun sequence DNA:
- the Tbc1d20 gene encoding TBC1 domain family member 20 has product MAHRPSQGDGSAGRWKRGAGKADFNAKRKKKVAEIQQALNSDPIDVAALRRMAISEGGLLTDEIRCQVWPKLLNVNTNEPPPVSRKDLRQLSKDYQQVLLDVRRSLRRFPPGMPDEQREGLQEELIDIILLILDRNPQLHYYQGYHDIVVTFLLVVGEKLATSLVEKLSTHHLRDFMDPTMDNTKHILNYLMPIIDQVNPQLHDFMQSAEVGTIFALSWLITWFGHVLSDFRHVVRLYDFFLACHPLMPIYFAAVIVLYREQEVLDCDCDMASVHHLLSQIPQDLPYETLISRAGDLFVQFPPSELAREAAAQQEAERTAASTFKDFELASTQQRPDMVLRQRFRGLLRPEARTKDVLTKPRTNRFVKLAVMGLTVALGAAALAVVKSALEWAPKFQLQLFP; this is encoded by the exons ACTTTAatgccaaaaggaaaaagaaggtggcGGAGATACAGCAGGCCCTGAACAGTGATCCCATTGATGTGGCCGCCCTCCGACGAATGGCTATCAGCGAGGGAGGGCTCCTGACTGATGAGATCAGGTGCCAAGTGTGGCCCAAGCTCCTCAATGTCAACACCAATGAGCCACCACCTGTGTCAA GGAAGGATCTGCGACAATTGAGCAAGGATTACCAGCAAGTGCTGCTGGATGTCAGGCGGTCTCTTCGGCGCTTCCCTCCTG GCATGCCAGATGAGCAGAGAGAAGGGCTTCAGGAAGAACTAATTGACATCATCCTCCTCATCTTGGATCGCAACCCTCAGCTCCACTACTACCAGGGCTACCATGACATAGTGGTCACTTTCCTGCTGGTAGTGGGGGAGAAGCTGGCAACATCCCTGGTAGAAAAGTTGTCTACCCACCACCTCAG GGATTTCATGGATCCCACAATGGACAACACCAAGCACATCCTAAATTACCTGATGCCCATCATTGACCAAGTGAACCCACAACTCCATGACTTCATGCAGAG TGCTGAGGTGGGGACCATCTTTGCCCTCAGCTGGCTTATCACCTGGTTTGGGCACGTCCTGTCGGACTTCAGGCATGTTGTGCGGTTATACGACTTCTTCCTGGCCTGCCACCCGCTCATGCCCATTTACTTTGCAGCTGTG ATTGTGCTGTACCGGGAGCAGGAAGTCCTGGACTGTGACTGTGACATGGCCTCTGTCCACCACCTATTGTCCCAGATCCCTCAGGACCTGCCCTATGAGACTCTCATCAGCAGAGCAGGAGACCTCTTTGTTCAGTTTCCCCCTTCTGAACTTGCAAGGGAGGCAGCTGCACAGCAGGAGGCTGAAAG AACGGCAGCCTCTACTTTCAAAGACTTTGAGCTGGCATCGACCCAGCAGAGGCCAGATATGGTGCTGCGGCAGCGGTTTCGGGGACTTCTGCGGCCTGAGGCTCGAACAAAAGATGTCCTGACCAAACCAAGGACCAACCGCTTTGTGAAACTGGCAGTGATGGGGCTGACGGTGGCACTCGGAGCAGCGGCTCTAGCAGTGGTGAAGAGTGCCCTGGAGTGGGCCCCTAAGTTCCAGCTGCAGCTGTTCCCCTAA
- the Rbck1 gene encoding ranBP-type and C3HC4-type zinc finger-containing protein 1 isoform X2, giving the protein MAFHPACSSGWLDRGWHETRRPCIHMVFGGTETAPTSTCCLPATPPSTLRSCSGSGSFACWKIWASRTSPCSHGAPWSPSFPSSGPTRSRRSQMQPQSRHRWAGSALAALSSTNPHGLGVKCAVVQGLKPTRYLPRTSRMRRSGHAWLVRRRRCASTSRECLQGTIRNSQEAEVSCPFIDSTYSCPGKLLEREIRALLSPEDYQRFLDLGVSIAENRSTLSYHCKTPDCRGWCFFEDDVNEFACPVCSHVNCLLCKAIHEGMNCKEYQDDLALRAQNDVAARQTTEMLRVMLQQGEAMYCPQCRIVVQKKDGCDWIRCTVCHTEICWVTKGPRWGPGGPGDTSGGCRCRVNGVPCHPSCQNCH; this is encoded by the exons ATGGCTTTCCACCCAGCCTGCAGCAGTGGGTGGTTGGACAGAGGCTGGCACGAGACCAGGAGACCCTGCATTCACATGGTGTTCGGCGGAACGGAGACAGCGCCTACCTCTACCTGCTGTCTGCCTGCAACACCTCCCTCAACCCTCAGGAGCTGCAGCGGCAGCGGCAGCTTCGCATGTTGGAAG ATTTGGGCTTCAAGGACCTCACCCTGCAGCCACGGGGCCCCTTGGAGCCCGTCCTTCCCAAGCTCAGGCCCCACCAGGAGCCGGCGCAGCCAGATGCAGCCCCAGAGTCGCCACCG GTGGGCTGGCAGTGCCCTGGCTGCACTTTCATCAACAAACCCACACGGCCTGGGTGTGAAATGTGCTGTCGTGCAAGGCCTGAAACCTACCAGATACCTGCCTCGTACCAGCCGGATGAGGAGGAGCGGGCACGCCTGGCTGGTGAGGAGGAGGCGCTGCGCCAGTACCAGCAG ggagtGCCTGCAGGGCACCATCCGAAACAGTCAGGAGGCGGAGGTATCCTGCCCCTTCATTGACAGCACCTACTCGTGCCCTGGCAAGCTGCTGGAGAGGGAGATCCGGGCG CTCCTGTCCCCCGAGGACTACCAGCGCTTCCTAGATCTGGGCGTGTCTATCGCGGAGAACCGCAGCACCTTGAGCTACCACTGCAAGACCCCTGACTGCAGGGGCTGGTGCTTCTTTGAGGATGATGTCAACGAGTTCGCCTGTCCTGTATGCTCCCATGTCAACTGTCTGCTCTGTAAG GCCATCCATGAGGGCATGAATTGCAAGGAGTATCAGGACGACTTGGCCCTTCGGGCTCAGAATGATGTGGCTGCCCGGCAGACAACGGAGATGCTAAGG GTGATGTTGCAGCAGGGTGAGGCGATGTACTGCCCACAGTGCCGGATTGTGGTGCAGAAGAAGGACGGCTGTGACTGGATCCGCTGCACTGTCTGCCACACTGAGATCTGCTGGGTCACCAAGGGTCCACGCTGGGGACCTGGG gGCCCAGGGGACACCAGTGGGGGCTGCCGCTGCCGGGTCAATGGAGTTCCTTGCCATCCTAGCTGTCAGAACTGCCACTGA